The following are from one region of the Paenibacillus sp. JZ16 genome:
- a CDS encoding DUF1349 domain-containing protein, giving the protein MIKNLFQPETRKNLMWLNEPEHWEFTADGRLIIDAPTNADFFKDPGGKHVAHSAPYLHIQVNSTFQLITQLQVDMNELYDSGCLMLMADENNWAKLCFEFNGEYATIVSVVTQNGLSDDCNSERVLVSNPYLKITKNDQLISFYYSSDGEAWKLIRYFGMNTSAPFTAGVVAQSPKGAGCRVEFLSLVLSESDERSRF; this is encoded by the coding sequence ATGATTAAGAATTTATTTCAGCCAGAAACAAGAAAGAATTTAATGTGGTTAAATGAACCTGAACATTGGGAGTTTACAGCAGATGGCAGGCTAATCATTGATGCTCCAACGAATGCTGACTTTTTCAAAGACCCCGGAGGTAAACATGTTGCTCATTCTGCACCCTATCTGCACATCCAGGTGAATTCAACATTTCAGCTTATAACGCAGCTTCAGGTAGACATGAACGAATTGTATGATTCCGGGTGTCTGATGTTGATGGCAGATGAGAACAATTGGGCTAAGCTTTGTTTTGAGTTCAACGGTGAGTATGCTACGATCGTGTCTGTTGTTACGCAGAACGGTTTGTCCGATGATTGTAACTCTGAGCGTGTATTAGTAAGCAATCCTTATTTAAAAATAACGAAGAATGATCAACTTATTTCTTTTTATTACTCATCAGATGGTGAAGCTTGGAAATTGATTCGATACTTTGGAATGAACACCTCAGCACCGTTTACAGCGGGTGTGGTAGCCCAATCACCGAAGGGAGCAGGTTGTCGAGTCGAATTTCTGTCTTTGGTTTTATCCGAATCTGATGAAAGAAGCAGGTTTTAG
- a CDS encoding DinB family protein — translation MKLTTFFPYRNDARKILIPYLNQLTEEQWHARHPDHPNSIAWIVEHIARSEDEWINVIVLKGERRLQRVLDRPQQILQAYIDIRDHTDHKLDFMEYDEREPVVELPRFSDGWEPPSPPTLRWIIHHVFDHESYHVGQIGVIARLNGFAGPLF, via the coding sequence ATGAAGCTCACTACCTTTTTTCCTTATCGAAACGATGCAAGAAAGATATTGATCCCTTATTTAAATCAATTGACTGAGGAACAGTGGCATGCAAGGCATCCAGATCATCCGAATTCGATCGCTTGGATCGTTGAGCACATCGCGCGCAGCGAAGACGAATGGATTAACGTGATCGTACTTAAGGGAGAGCGACGACTTCAACGAGTCTTGGATCGTCCTCAGCAAATTTTGCAGGCATATATCGACATTCGAGACCATACAGACCATAAACTCGACTTTATGGAATACGATGAACGCGAGCCAGTTGTAGAGCTCCCTCGTTTTTCAGACGGTTGGGAACCGCCTTCGCCGCCGACGCTACGATGGATTATCCATCATGTTTTCGATCATGAGTCGTACCATGTCGGTCAAATCGGCGTCATAGCACGTTTAAACGGATTCGCCGGCCCCCTATTCTGA
- a CDS encoding enolase C-terminal domain-like protein encodes MNITGIQSDWKVEKIEFAKLTGERARSAGANGRIGIHGKSCTVDIARITIDGQTGYGSSIHMTPKWAQDIIGRRLLDLFDDRGRLLEAYRLQLEYPMLDWLGKRQDKPVYDLVSGGHMERGVPLVVPCYDTSLYFDDLHLSDERTAVVLMQEEAMQGYAKGQRHFKIKVGRGGRHMPLWEGTKRDIAIVRGISEVAGPAGKIMIDANNAYNLNLTKEVLGALADVNLYWLEEAFHEDDALYEDLKEWLRQRGQNVLIADGEGLASPHLIEWATRGLVDVLQYDIIRPGFTHWMELGEKLDAHGLRTAPHCYGNAYGIYASGHLSAAVQNFEFVEYDDITIEGMDVSGYRIENGEIHIPATPGFGIVFDDELVTNLIKRSGWS; translated from the coding sequence ATGAATATTACGGGTATACAATCTGATTGGAAAGTGGAAAAGATCGAATTCGCCAAGTTAACGGGAGAACGAGCCAGAAGCGCGGGGGCCAATGGCAGGATCGGCATTCATGGCAAAAGCTGCACAGTGGATATCGCCAGAATAACGATCGATGGACAAACAGGGTACGGTAGCTCGATTCATATGACGCCGAAATGGGCCCAAGACATCATAGGCCGCCGATTGCTTGACTTATTCGATGACCGGGGCAGACTGCTCGAAGCGTATCGTTTGCAATTGGAATACCCAATGCTCGATTGGTTAGGAAAGAGACAAGACAAACCCGTGTATGACTTGGTGTCCGGTGGCCACATGGAAAGAGGAGTCCCATTGGTTGTTCCCTGCTATGATACCTCACTGTACTTCGACGATTTGCATTTGTCCGATGAGAGGACCGCTGTCGTGTTGATGCAGGAAGAAGCGATGCAAGGATATGCGAAGGGTCAACGTCATTTTAAGATTAAAGTTGGCCGTGGCGGACGCCATATGCCACTCTGGGAAGGGACGAAACGAGATATCGCAATTGTTCGGGGGATCTCGGAAGTGGCAGGTCCCGCAGGTAAGATCATGATCGATGCGAATAATGCATATAATTTGAACTTAACCAAAGAGGTCTTGGGGGCTTTAGCGGATGTAAATCTGTATTGGCTGGAAGAAGCGTTCCATGAGGATGATGCCTTGTACGAGGATCTGAAGGAGTGGCTCCGGCAACGTGGGCAGAATGTGCTTATCGCGGATGGGGAAGGGCTTGCCTCACCGCATCTAATTGAGTGGGCGACACGCGGCCTTGTCGATGTGCTGCAGTACGATATCATCAGACCCGGTTTCACGCATTGGATGGAATTAGGCGAGAAACTGGATGCCCATGGTTTGCGGACTGCGCCTCATTGTTACGGAAATGCCTATGGTATTTACGCGTCTGGACATTTGTCAGCCGCGGTGCAGAACTTCGAATTTGTGGAATATGACGACATTACAATCGAAGGAATGGATGTATCAGGCTATCGAATCGAAAACGGAGAGATTCATATTCCGGCCACGCCGGGTTTCGGAATCGTCTTCGACGATGAACTTGTAACTAACCTTATAAAGCGATCCGGCTGGTCCTGA
- a CDS encoding DUF1048 domain-containing protein, whose amino-acid sequence MRIQDIIEGKKEWRAHVARVKALPKDYQIVYKEIQKYLFKVGPVELTDGTGLLSGIIDLFEEGAALRKGVLEVTGSDVAAFCDDLIKDSKTYADIYQESLDQEGNKAIKKDTDKTK is encoded by the coding sequence ATGAGAATTCAAGATATCATTGAAGGCAAAAAAGAGTGGCGGGCGCACGTGGCGCGTGTCAAAGCGCTCCCGAAAGATTATCAGATTGTTTATAAAGAGATTCAAAAATATCTCTTTAAGGTCGGTCCTGTTGAGCTAACGGACGGGACGGGTTTGCTTTCGGGGATAATTGATCTTTTTGAAGAGGGTGCGGCCTTAAGGAAAGGCGTGCTCGAAGTGACGGGCAGTGACGTAGCGGCTTTCTGCGACGATCTAATCAAAGATTCAAAAACTTACGCTGACATCTATCAAGAATCTCTGGATCAAGAGGGTAACAAAGCCATAAAGAAGGATACGGATAAAACAAAGTAA
- a CDS encoding DUF1048 domain-containing protein — translation MNFWEKITGSDMTKEMKAFELRAKKLPPDYQAAWEKINAHLWPHSDFTGRNLMPILDGVLGLLEETAADGQSIEEVLGDDIKGFCSALAGIDEAKSFRDKWRKQLNDNIAKKLGK, via the coding sequence ATGAATTTTTGGGAGAAAATCACCGGCAGCGACATGACTAAGGAAATGAAAGCTTTTGAATTGAGAGCCAAAAAGTTACCACCTGATTATCAAGCGGCATGGGAAAAAATTAATGCGCATCTTTGGCCGCACTCAGATTTCACCGGTCGCAACCTCATGCCCATTCTTGACGGTGTGCTTGGCCTGCTCGAAGAAACGGCGGCAGACGGACAGAGTATCGAAGAGGTTTTGGGTGACGATATCAAAGGCTTCTGTTCAGCGCTGGCCGGCATCGATGAGGCAAAATCTTTTCGCGACAAGTGGCGCAAGCAACTCAACGACAATATCGCTAAAAAATTAGGTAAATAG
- a CDS encoding NPCBM/NEW2 domain-containing protein has translation MKKVMACLSLATCMLIPLVAPAHAQSAQGDTNAYEKKPKATFQVISDLHIRDTSFSHNKLLKALQDLHSADPLVDAMVINGDITNNGFPEEYAKARELLDQSPKPKNLYMTIGNHEFFNGEGNEVNTSRFADFIEEEHVYYEKIVKGYPFIFLGSESWGPVDSPTKDHAYLSDEQLNWLEDTLEKRSNSEKPMFVFLHQPLSAVHETAEKRLTDLFSKYPQVILFTGHTHRDMRLPNINLTQNKFTSINTASVYYTTFAPTVNWDESQGLYVQIYDDRVVVQGRDFYRKQWIPEVHYTIDVQSATTFSYRNNYVIPGEPTLLTSTFTNYGQNTIEAIQLDLTAPDGWSVEAVNDPLVTNLSPGSSIETDWRVTPPDTAEPGFANLNATVSFEYGENNKQSEWSADSIVWIPERLPTEDSYVSGVEWIHSANHWGPVERDQSNGEKAKDDGKTITIGGEKYTKGLGVHANAEIAYYIGGNFSTFAADIGIDDEVGNRGSVVFQIWADDEKVYDSGLITGSDSVKKVHADISGANVLKLVVTDGGDGTGYDHADWANAHIARSDVNR, from the coding sequence ATGAAAAAAGTAATGGCTTGTCTCAGTTTAGCAACTTGTATGCTTATCCCCCTGGTTGCTCCAGCGCACGCACAATCAGCACAAGGGGACACAAATGCATATGAAAAAAAACCAAAAGCAACCTTTCAAGTGATCAGTGACCTGCATATTAGGGATACATCGTTCTCTCATAACAAATTATTGAAAGCGCTTCAAGATCTTCATTCCGCTGATCCGCTGGTAGATGCTATGGTCATCAACGGAGATATAACGAATAACGGTTTTCCCGAAGAATATGCGAAGGCTCGCGAACTTCTTGATCAATCTCCTAAACCGAAGAATCTGTATATGACCATTGGGAATCATGAGTTTTTTAATGGAGAAGGAAATGAAGTGAACACAAGTCGGTTCGCAGACTTTATCGAAGAGGAGCATGTGTACTACGAGAAAATCGTGAAAGGCTATCCTTTTATATTTCTAGGCTCTGAAAGCTGGGGGCCCGTCGATTCTCCCACCAAAGACCATGCCTATCTGAGCGACGAGCAGTTGAATTGGCTGGAAGATACTTTGGAGAAGCGCAGTAATAGCGAGAAGCCTATGTTTGTTTTTCTTCATCAGCCTCTTTCCGCTGTACATGAAACAGCAGAAAAGCGTCTAACTGATCTCTTCTCGAAGTATCCGCAAGTTATTTTATTCACTGGCCATACTCATCGGGATATGCGACTTCCAAATATTAACCTAACGCAGAATAAATTTACGAGTATCAATACAGCTTCTGTTTATTATACAACCTTCGCACCAACAGTAAACTGGGATGAAAGCCAAGGATTGTATGTGCAAATTTACGATGACAGGGTCGTTGTCCAAGGACGCGACTTTTACCGTAAGCAATGGATTCCCGAAGTGCATTACACGATAGATGTTCAATCGGCAACAACTTTTTCTTATCGTAATAACTATGTTATTCCGGGTGAACCTACCCTATTAACCTCAACCTTTACAAATTATGGACAAAACACAATCGAGGCCATTCAATTGGACTTAACGGCCCCTGATGGTTGGAGCGTAGAGGCAGTAAATGATCCTCTGGTCACGAATCTTTCTCCTGGAAGTTCGATTGAAACGGATTGGCGTGTGACGCCCCCAGATACTGCTGAGCCTGGATTCGCAAATTTAAATGCCACCGTTTCATTTGAATATGGGGAAAATAATAAGCAATCAGAGTGGAGTGCCGACTCCATAGTCTGGATACCAGAACGGCTCCCAACTGAAGATTCTTATGTAAGTGGTGTGGAATGGATTCATTCCGCTAATCATTGGGGGCCCGTAGAACGGGATCAGAGTAACGGTGAAAAAGCAAAAGACGACGGAAAAACCATAACCATTGGCGGTGAAAAATATACGAAAGGCTTAGGTGTACATGCGAATGCTGAGATTGCTTATTATATAGGCGGCAACTTCTCAACGTTTGCCGCTGATATCGGAATCGATGATGAAGTGGGGAATAGAGGGTCGGTCGTATTTCAAATTTGGGCAGACGACGAGAAAGTATATGACAGCGGGCTTATTACCGGATCTGATTCCGTCAAAAAAGTTCATGCGGATATCTCCGGTGCAAACGTACTGAAGCTGGTCGTTACTGATGGCGGAGACGGCACTGGCTACGACCATGCGGATTGGGCAAATGCTCATATTGCTAGATCCGATGTAAACCGTTAG
- a CDS encoding substrate-binding domain-containing protein gives MGLVLYDVKAKYQDPYFSEIIYGIESELLDQECILDFTFEVQDIFNFNLFGDMNESDLGVICIGPLKHDFINELNKRVPFVISVGGIPKLEMDYVTVDFRHAAMQAVQYLVDLGHRNIAFIGGSSQVGMPIDQEERFYGYKEAMELNHLKIVPEWVQDGCFDLIKSYEAMKKILNTQSPPSAVFTASDKMAFGAYKAIGEYGLSIPHDISVVSFDNVEMSEFINPPLTTVQVHKEEMGRIAVKLLLQRMEGGIPLPLISYLPTKLIVRSSCTEKSELKKI, from the coding sequence GTGGGACTTGTTTTATATGATGTAAAAGCTAAATACCAGGATCCATATTTTTCAGAAATTATATACGGAATCGAAAGTGAATTACTTGATCAAGAATGTATATTGGACTTTACATTTGAGGTGCAGGATATTTTCAATTTCAATTTATTTGGGGATATGAACGAGAGTGACTTAGGAGTTATTTGTATCGGACCGCTTAAGCATGATTTTATAAATGAGCTGAATAAGCGGGTTCCATTTGTTATATCGGTGGGCGGAATACCTAAGTTGGAAATGGATTATGTTACGGTGGATTTTCGTCATGCGGCAATGCAAGCAGTTCAATATTTGGTAGATCTCGGTCATCGAAATATTGCATTTATTGGCGGAAGCTCACAAGTTGGAATGCCGATTGACCAAGAAGAACGTTTCTATGGTTATAAAGAAGCGATGGAGTTGAACCATCTTAAAATTGTTCCGGAGTGGGTTCAAGACGGCTGCTTTGATCTGATCAAGAGCTATGAAGCCATGAAAAAAATTTTAAACACGCAGAGTCCGCCTTCGGCCGTATTCACAGCTAGCGACAAAATGGCATTCGGGGCGTATAAGGCAATTGGTGAATATGGGCTATCGATTCCCCATGATATATCTGTTGTTTCTTTTGATAATGTCGAAATGTCAGAATTCATTAACCCTCCGTTAACTACGGTACAGGTACACAAGGAGGAAATGGGGAGAATCGCAGTCAAATTACTGCTTCAGCGCATGGAAGGGGGGATACCTTTGCCATTGATCAGCTATTTGCCGACAAAACTTATTGTCCGCAGTAGCTGTACCGAGAAAAGCGAACTGAAAAAAATTTGA
- a CDS encoding LacI family DNA-binding transcriptional regulator produces MKITLKDIAEHANVSISSVSRALNNANSPTLVNDKLVCELFKLPRTWVTISLKINCKKTKNFQRMKRSQREWDLFYMM; encoded by the coding sequence ATGAAAATAACTTTAAAAGACATTGCTGAGCATGCCAATGTATCTATTTCTTCGGTTTCGAGGGCTTTAAACAACGCAAACTCGCCAACACTTGTAAACGACAAACTCGTCTGCGAATTATTCAAGTTGCCAAGGACCTGGGTTACTATAAGTTTAAAAATAAACTGCAAAAAAACGAAAAATTTTCAGAGAATGAAAAGGTCCCAAAGAGAGTGGGACTTGTTTTATATGATGTAA
- a CDS encoding DinB family protein has translation MLKLFEYNWQVRKDWFDWCDTVSEEELLKRRTGGIGSILYTLYHIVTVEYAWLCGDLQGKELDIPSFEDCASVQGLRDYSARCHAEIAPFIYAWNDSLEDRIMYDTNQNGEQESFTFGEVMRHVIAHEIHHIGQLSIWSREIGKTPVTANLIRRGLFDKSR, from the coding sequence ATGTTGAAACTGTTCGAGTATAACTGGCAAGTTCGCAAAGATTGGTTTGACTGGTGCGATACGGTGAGTGAGGAAGAACTGTTGAAAAGACGGACCGGGGGCATAGGAAGCATTCTCTATACACTCTATCACATCGTGACCGTTGAATATGCCTGGTTGTGCGGGGATTTACAAGGAAAAGAGCTGGACATCCCTTCGTTCGAGGATTGTGCCAGCGTACAGGGATTAAGAGATTATTCGGCACGATGCCATGCGGAAATTGCACCCTTCATCTACGCTTGGAATGATAGCTTGGAAGACCGCATCATGTATGATACAAACCAAAACGGAGAGCAGGAAAGCTTTACATTCGGTGAAGTGATGCGACACGTGATTGCCCACGAAATTCACCATATCGGTCAATTGTCAATATGGTCTCGAGAAATCGGAAAGACGCCGGTTACAGCAAACTTGATTCGTAGAGGGTTATTCGATAAGTCGCGGTAG
- a CDS encoding arsenite methyltransferase — protein MTKLTNDEIRQNVRSRYKQVAVQEASAESCCHPNIQATSCCTTSSDFNTISSELGYSNEELDSVPDGANLGLGCGNPQAIASLKPGEVVLDLGSGGGFDCFLASRQVGETGSVIGVDMTPEMVSRARSNATKGNFVNTDFRLGEIEHLPVADNMVDVIISNCVVNLSPDKQQVFHDSFRVLKKGGRLAISDIVTTAELPPEIKDDLNELYSGCISGASSIDEIEAMLRQSGFTDISVEPKDESKAFIKDWIKGSNIEDYIVSAVIKAIKP, from the coding sequence ATGACAAAGTTAACGAATGATGAAATCCGCCAGAATGTACGAAGCCGATATAAGCAAGTGGCCGTTCAAGAAGCTAGTGCTGAATCGTGTTGCCATCCCAATATACAAGCAACCAGTTGCTGCACTACATCTTCTGATTTTAATACAATTTCAAGCGAATTAGGTTACTCAAATGAAGAATTAGACTCGGTACCTGATGGTGCAAATCTGGGGTTAGGGTGCGGCAATCCCCAAGCTATTGCATCGTTGAAGCCTGGTGAGGTGGTACTGGACTTAGGCAGCGGTGGTGGGTTTGACTGCTTTTTAGCGTCCCGGCAGGTGGGGGAGACAGGGTCAGTGATCGGTGTGGACATGACGCCTGAAATGGTTAGCCGGGCTCGTAGCAATGCAACTAAGGGGAATTTCGTGAATACAGATTTTCGTTTAGGGGAAATTGAGCATCTTCCGGTTGCCGATAACATGGTGGACGTCATCATCTCGAATTGTGTAGTGAATCTCTCGCCGGATAAGCAGCAGGTATTTCATGATTCCTTTCGCGTTCTTAAAAAAGGCGGCCGATTAGCGATATCTGATATTGTAACGACAGCAGAGCTTCCTCCAGAAATAAAGGACGATTTGAATGAACTGTATTCTGGCTGCATTTCAGGGGCATCATCAATCGACGAAATTGAGGCCATGCTCCGTCAAAGTGGATTTACAGATATCTCCGTTGAACCGAAGGATGAGTCCAAAGCTTTTATTAAAGATTGGATTAAGGGATCCAATATCGAGGATTACATCGTTTCAGCGGTAATCAAGGCAATTAAGCCTTAA
- a CDS encoding MarR family winged helix-turn-helix transcriptional regulator, producing MESTRELFQIMTRRFGLLNKNCCTVGGNDITPVQSHILFEVDRQHHPSIQQIADTLGTDITTFSRQVQALIKMNLIKKTPDPTDRRVYTLSLTAEGKYVATTIDHQMNAYFDDIFSSMTEFEKETVLRSIRLMNEAMAKSDHCCKPIIG from the coding sequence ATGGAAAGCACACGTGAACTATTTCAGATTATGACACGCCGCTTCGGCTTATTGAACAAAAATTGCTGCACCGTAGGCGGTAACGACATTACGCCGGTTCAAAGCCATATCTTATTCGAAGTCGATCGTCAACATCATCCTTCTATTCAACAAATCGCAGACACATTGGGGACGGATATTACCACTTTTAGCAGGCAGGTACAGGCGTTAATCAAAATGAATCTAATTAAAAAGACACCAGATCCGACCGATCGCCGAGTTTATACACTTTCCTTAACCGCTGAAGGAAAATACGTTGCTACAACGATTGATCACCAGATGAATGCTTATTTTGACGATATTTTTTCGTCAATGACTGAGTTTGAGAAAGAAACCGTCCTGCGCTCAATCAGGTTGATGAATGAAGCCATGGCTAAATCGGATCATTGTTGCAAACCAATAATCGGGTAA
- a CDS encoding ABC transporter ATP-binding protein gives MKLIYQLEHVNKTYKKGKVVANHDISFDVQEGEILGLLGPNGAGKSTLIKQMVGHLAPTSGTVRYKGTSVKTQTKQVAQEVAYYSQEPHALTSLKTWEALYFTGRLRGLTKESAVKQTEELLERFGMQDLRHKLLKNVSGGQKRLIGIGTCLIGFSPVMILDEPTNELDPKKRRLVWDLIQERNRQGVTVILVTHNVLEAEQVVDRVAVVNHGKLLAIDHVSVLKQRVDQRMKLEITTSFGESDHVCRSLIALGQWTKTGENRIRALIEKQDASYAIDFITKQHLPIEEYSLVPPNLEDVYFHIDDEQDNPDKTEVI, from the coding sequence ATGAAGCTGATTTATCAATTAGAGCATGTGAATAAAACATACAAAAAAGGAAAGGTTGTTGCCAATCATGACATAAGCTTTGATGTGCAAGAAGGTGAAATTCTCGGTTTGCTCGGTCCGAATGGAGCAGGCAAATCCACGCTAATCAAGCAGATGGTAGGACACCTTGCTCCCACCTCAGGTACAGTACGCTATAAAGGAACCAGCGTGAAGACCCAAACCAAGCAAGTTGCCCAGGAGGTAGCCTACTACTCGCAAGAGCCTCACGCCCTGACCAGTTTAAAAACGTGGGAAGCTTTGTATTTTACGGGAAGATTGCGGGGGTTGACGAAAGAGTCCGCCGTAAAGCAAACAGAGGAATTGTTGGAACGCTTTGGAATGCAGGACCTTCGTCATAAGCTGCTGAAGAACGTTTCCGGTGGACAGAAGCGTTTAATCGGAATAGGAACTTGCTTGATCGGCTTTTCCCCCGTCATGATCCTGGATGAACCGACCAACGAGCTGGACCCGAAAAAGAGAAGACTCGTATGGGATCTGATTCAAGAACGGAATCGGCAAGGAGTAACCGTAATCTTGGTGACACACAACGTGCTGGAGGCCGAACAGGTCGTGGACAGAGTAGCTGTCGTAAATCACGGCAAGCTGCTCGCCATCGATCATGTCAGCGTATTAAAACAAAGGGTCGATCAGCGGATGAAGCTGGAAATTACGACTTCCTTTGGTGAAAGCGATCATGTATGCCGAAGCTTAATCGCGCTGGGACAGTGGACCAAAACGGGAGAAAACCGTATCCGGGCACTGATCGAGAAGCAAGACGCCAGCTACGCGATTGACTTCATAACCAAGCAGCATTTACCGATTGAAGAATATTCCTTAGTCCCGCCGAATCTTGAAGATGTCTATTTTCATATCGATGACGAACAGGATAATCCTGACAAAACGGAGGTGATCTAA
- a CDS encoding ABC transporter permease — MENTQPSMQSKDLQLQEAVFLQEHEQQSVIHRRITEWLILARIQFTIIREAWVWIFIMACMFPLTTLLFLKFFTVDPTPAVMTRIITGNMLFGLIVMGLNSMAQEISYQKHQGHFTYYSSLPIAKVNFIFANLLRGLIMSAPSFIILAMIGQLAYGIQFHYSWGLVPVLLLTVFSVVGAGVLIGFWSPSHQLTNMLVQALMMFISFLTPVMVDMDQLPAILQWFSYLFPTTYAAEAMREVLISGWSGSVAWNTLVLLLFSLISIILILKKVDWRVEK; from the coding sequence ATGGAAAATACTCAACCATCTATGCAAAGCAAAGACTTGCAACTGCAAGAAGCGGTCTTTCTTCAAGAGCACGAGCAGCAGAGCGTAATCCATCGCAGAATAACAGAATGGCTGATCCTGGCCCGCATTCAATTCACGATCATCCGCGAGGCATGGGTTTGGATTTTCATCATGGCATGCATGTTTCCATTAACGACGCTGCTGTTTCTCAAATTCTTTACGGTCGACCCAACGCCGGCTGTCATGACCCGTATTATTACGGGGAATATGCTCTTCGGCTTAATTGTCATGGGACTCAATTCCATGGCTCAGGAGATATCTTATCAGAAGCACCAAGGGCACTTCACGTACTATTCGTCCCTGCCGATTGCGAAGGTAAACTTCATCTTTGCCAATCTGCTGCGCGGTTTGATCATGAGCGCCCCCTCTTTTATCATCTTGGCGATGATAGGTCAGCTGGCTTACGGCATTCAATTCCACTACAGCTGGGGACTTGTCCCTGTATTGCTGCTTACCGTCTTTAGCGTGGTTGGCGCAGGTGTGCTGATCGGCTTCTGGTCACCTAGCCACCAATTGACGAACATGCTGGTCCAGGCGCTGATGATGTTCATCTCGTTTTTGACGCCAGTCATGGTGGATATGGATCAATTGCCTGCGATCCTGCAGTGGTTCTCTTATCTCTTCCCAACCACTTACGCCGCCGAGGCTATGCGGGAGGTGCTGATTTCGGGCTGGTCCGGGTCTGTCGCCTGGAACACGCTTGTACTCTTGCTCTTTTCGCTGATTTCCATCATATTGATCTTAAAAAAGGTAGATTGGCGTGTTGAGAAGTAG
- a CDS encoding GNAT family N-acetyltransferase encodes MWKETEFKKAVDFFVRGEYTCSRQPASQVYDYDSIKHLAFGAHVDGRTDEFVVYNSNFAHVMDTVNKLDVKKDYWLTVFSDEEHRIYEAEGYNIKSSEFLMILYLDNWSLEPDNKIIKCVKTEAEARRINHYFNKAVIDINKFNDPNLHFYVAEENGYPASFGSYALLDKTAFLNNVFTPKEHRGKGLAKTLCRKMLCDAQQEGAVQSVLVASQMGHPLYLKMGYRDVSKMWVFTKQA; translated from the coding sequence ATGTGGAAAGAAACGGAGTTTAAAAAAGCTGTTGATTTTTTCGTTCGAGGTGAATATACCTGTAGTCGCCAACCTGCATCCCAAGTATATGATTACGATTCTATAAAACATCTTGCTTTTGGTGCACATGTTGATGGCAGAACGGACGAGTTTGTCGTATATAATTCTAATTTTGCACACGTTATGGATACCGTAAATAAACTAGATGTAAAAAAAGACTATTGGCTTACCGTGTTTTCAGATGAAGAACATCGTATTTATGAGGCAGAGGGATATAACATCAAAAGTTCAGAGTTTCTTATGATTTTATATCTGGATAACTGGTCTCTTGAACCAGATAACAAGATCATCAAGTGTGTCAAAACGGAGGCAGAAGCTCGACGTATCAATCATTATTTCAATAAGGCTGTTATCGATATCAATAAATTCAATGATCCAAATCTGCATTTTTACGTTGCTGAGGAAAACGGGTATCCTGCATCTTTTGGAAGCTATGCACTGCTAGATAAAACCGCATTTTTGAATAATGTCTTTACACCAAAAGAACATAGAGGTAAAGGATTAGCGAAAACACTTTGCCGAAAAATGCTTTGTGATGCCCAGCAGGAAGGCGCTGTCCAGAGCGTTCTTGTTGCTAGTCAAATGGGACATCCTTTATATCTAAAAATGGGTTATCGAGATGTATCAAAAATGTGGGTGTTTACAAAGCAAGCCTAA
- a CDS encoding DoxX family protein, with amino-acid sequence MNKMTSVETTMKVNARPVGKKVTYWTVTLLLAAAIMLSGIGQLMQFGGNLELVTNLGYPLYVLTILGIWKVLGAIALVVPGLPRLKEWVHAGIFFLMTGAALSHAFANDYGDYGFNLILPLSYAALNIFSWALRPSKSRL; translated from the coding sequence ATGAATAAAATGACCAGTGTGGAAACAACTATGAAAGTAAATGCCCGTCCTGTCGGAAAAAAGGTAACTTATTGGACAGTCACATTGCTGCTTGCGGCAGCTATTATGTTAAGTGGTATCGGACAACTGATGCAATTTGGAGGAAACCTCGAGTTGGTGACGAATCTGGGCTACCCATTATACGTCCTAACCATTCTCGGGATTTGGAAAGTGCTTGGAGCCATCGCTCTCGTCGTGCCAGGTTTACCTCGACTTAAAGAATGGGTTCACGCTGGTATCTTCTTTTTAATGACGGGTGCGGCATTATCCCATGCATTTGCTAACGATTACGGTGACTACGGGTTTAATCTGATCCTCCCGCTTTCATACGCTGCGTTAAACATCTTTTCGTGGGCGCTGCGGCCATCGAAGAGCCGCTTATAA